The DNA window CTCCCCGGTCGCAAAGGCATGGTTCCTACAGGCGCAATGCGCGCCGATGTGCCCTGGCAGCCTGATTTTTATCGCATTCTCCCCTTTTTTCATGAGAACCTCAAAAGGATACACCTTCCCCACGCTTGATGTGACAGTAAGAGCGCCCCAGGGGGGCAGGTCTGGAAGTGGTGCGTATCCCTTCCGGCGCAAGCGCAACAGCGTTTTGGGGTTGACCCCAGCGCAAGAAGCTCGGGGGCGCTCTGGGCTCATAGCGTAATGAAGGCTCGGAGTGGAACAGAACGGTATAAGAGTATGCTATGGTTCGTCCGTCAAAACGTCCTGAGGACGTTTTGCGCCGTGCTTGGCTAATATAGAATAAGTGTGAAAGCGAAACGGGGAACACATAGAATTAACATACAATTTTAACTGTGAAAATTCTACATCACACACAAATTCATAAACCTATTGCTATACTGTTAATTTTTTCAGTTAGGAATAATAAAATTTTTTCGAAGTTGTCATTCGTTTGCTGTGAAAACGCAAAATTTTTGTTGGTTATTAAACTCTCTTGAATTGTTCTGTTAAAATAGATTTTTTTATATTCAATCGAATCTGCATAACAAGTCTGCTGGAATCTTAGAGCATCAGAATTCACAAAAAGCTTTTCCAATTCCTTTTTTACCCAAGTTGGGTCAATGTCCTGAAATGAATAAATTCTTTGCTCTACAATAATCCCGAATTTATCAATGTATCTGGACTTTTGGTTAATTCCTTCCTTATCGGAATCCAAAAGAATTATAAACTCTTTACCCCAACCAATATAAAGACTTATTAAAGTATCGAGATTTCCGGAACCTGTACTTGGTGCTAAATGGATTTCGTATTTATTATTAAAGATTACTTTATTGAAATAAGCTAAAGTATAGTAATCATTTTTCCCTTCAAGAAATACACAATTTGGTATTTTTTCTAAGTTGCTTGGTGTATAATCTAATACATCAAGTATTGGTTGGAAATAAGCAGTATTATGAGGATGAGTCATTACAAATTCTCTATATGGCGTTATTGATATGTTTGATTTTTTAGGGCTGTTACCTTCAGGGGTTTTAAAATCAAATCCTTCATTTTTTACTATGTACGTACTTTCAAGCCAATTCGGATTTATTAAATGGAGACTATGTGTCGTATAAATAATCTTAGAATCATAACCTAAATTCTCAAAACTTTTTAATAGCTGTTCTTGTGCAGACGAATGAAGATTTGATGCAGGTTCGTCAAATAGAAAAAGTATGTTTTTAGGACTATCCTTTCTAAATGGTCTGAACTGAGTGAATAGTAAGAATGTGAAAAACCATCTAAAGCCTAACGACCGTTCATTAATATTATAAATTCCATCCTGTGCTTCAATATTAAATTCCAAATAGGGCAAACCTCTGGCATCTGTTTCGCATTTGATAGAGACTTTAGTGTCTTTAATTTTTCTTTTAAAAATATCATTCCATGCCTCATATACAACCTGTGTAACTTTTTGCTCCATTAGTTGCACAAGCCGATCTAAATTTTTTTTGTCGTTTTTGTCTTTACTTTTAATTCTTTCAATTAAATGAGTTTTGATGTCTGTATTATTGTCTAAAGAATATAAAATATCTTGAATTAGTTCTATGTAAAATTTTTCTTTAGCAGTTGACTCGGTTGTTATTTCTAACAAAATTGTCGAAGGGAAATCAAAAAGGAAATTTGGGAAGTATAATATACTTGGAATAAGTCCATCACAAAAACGTGAAAGTTTATTATTATCCTGTTGGTATAAACCTGATATATAAATGTATTGCTCATTTCGTTTCGTTTTTAACCACCCATAAAAGCCTTGCCAACGGGAATCAAGCTTAACAAATTTTGAATCTTTAAACTGATAAGACCTATAATATTTAAGAGTATTTATTTTTTTTACTTGATTAAATGAAGTATTGGCATTTGTGAATTCATTTATTTTTCGTAAATCATTCTCATCAAGTTTAAGAGTTACCTCAATCGTTATAATATCATTAAAATTATCCCTGCGGCTTATTGGAATTAAACTATTATAGTCTTTAATTATTGCACCTGGAAGGTCTAGGACACTTATATCCTTGTCCTTTGGGTTGAAGAGGTTAATTGCTTCGAGTATTGTGGTCTTACCGCTTTCATTTAATCCGACTAAAGTATAAATATTTGCATCAGGTGATTTATCGAGATTTATTATGATATCCTCGATACCTTTGAAATTCTTTATTTTGAATTCTGTAAATTTCATTGAAGTTTTCCCTGTATATGATAACCGAATTGGCTATAAACTTTTCTCAAAGTTTTTAATATTTTACTGTTCCTATTATTAGCACACTATTCCACTAATGTGTTGCATTTTGGCAAAACTACCAACACAAATTTTAATAGTCTCGATAAAATCATAACATATTTTGCCGCAATCATTCCGTTTTTGTAATCACATTAACAATTATCGCCTGTTTCTGTGCATTCTTATATACTCCTGCTAATCTGGAATTGCTTATATCAAAAGCAGGTGAATATACATGAATTTAAGGAGGAATCGTCTTTGCTGTTATCGGTTCTGATGACGGTAATTTAACGGATCGATCTGAAAAACATACTGCGGAATTTCTACTTATCAGGGATTTTCTGCAAAAACAGAAAATAATTTTGAACAATTCGAGGTGGAATTAATGAAAACAAAATTTATAATAATAATTTTAATTGCAATTTTAACAGGCGCATTATTATCAGGATGCGTCGATAATCCGGAGACTGATAGTAAAACTACGCCTACCGCTGCTGTCACTGCAACGCCAGCGTCTGGCGCCACGGCTGTCCAGACCGCAGCAAGCACAAAGGAACTTGAAGGCACAATACGTGTTTCAGGCGCTTTTGCCTTATACCCGATGATGCAGAAATGGGGTGCAGAATACACGAAATTGCATCCGAAGGTGCAATTTGATATAGGCTCCGGAGGCGCAGGCAAAGGCATGACCGATGCTCTTGGAGGTCTTGTGGATATAGGAATGGTCTCAAGAGCGATCACACCTGCCGAAGAGGAAAAAGGCGCATACTGGGTGGCTGTGACAAAGGATGCAGTAGTAGTCACGATAAACAAGAACAATCCTGTGATTACAACACTCAAGACAAACGGGATAAAAAGAGAGGTCTTTGAGAAGATATACATCAATGCATCCATATCAACATGGGGCCAGGCAACAGGAACAAATGCAGCCGATAAGCTAAATGTGTACACACGGTCGGATGCCTGCGGTGCAGGCGAAGCCTGGGCGCTTTACCTTGGCAAGTACAAGCAGGAAAATCTTAAAGGCCTGGGCGTGAACGGTGACCCCGGAATTGCCGAAGCAGTGAGGAAGGACAAACTCGGGATCGGTTATAACAACATAAACTTTGCATACGATGTAACTACCAGGAAACCTGTAGATGGTATTGAAATAATTCCTATTGACGTGAACGGGAATGGCAAGATAGATCCTGACGAGAACTTCTACGGAACCCTGGATGAACTCACAAATGCAATCAGCGCTGGCAAGTATCCGGAACCACCCGCAAAAGACCTTCATTTTGTCACAAAAGGCAAGCCCACAGGTGTTGTGCAGGACTTCATCAAGTGGACCCTTACCGATGGACAAAAGTATATCCCTGAAACCGGATATGTAAAATTATCCGCAGAAAAGATCGAGGCAGGGCTGAAGAAAGTAGAATGATCCGATAGATCAGAAGAAAAATGCAAATCCAGACAAAGCAAACACCAGAAAGTTTGCTCTGGATGGTTTGTATAATACAAAAGCTTTTATTACCTTGAAATTTTATTAGCAGCAATGCGAACCTGACAGCACTATGAACACAAGAACATTAAAAGACATTCTTTCAAGCAGGCTAATGCTTGCTGCAACTGTATTCGCCTTCCTGTTATTATTTTTCATGATAGTTGGTCTTTTTTTCAGGGCAAGCCCGATATTGTTAACAGTCCCCATACCTGACCTCCTGTTCTCAACAGAATGGAGTCCGTTTTCAGGAAAATTCGGGTTCTATCCATTTATCATGGGAACGCTATGGGTGACAGTTCTTGCGACTGTAATAGCAATTCCCGTCAGCCTCTTAAGTTCCATATACCTTTCAGAATACGCAAGCAATGGACTCCGGGAAATAGTTATGCCTCTTATAGACCTGCTAGCAGGCATACCATCTGTAGTGTATGGTCTCTTTGGCGTTCTTGCTGTCGTACCTTTCATTAATGATACCCTTGCTCCTGCCATGGGTGCGGAAACAATAGGCGGGTACAGTGTCCTTGCAGGAGGCATCGTGCTTTCCATTATGGTTTTCCCCATCATCATATCGGTTACAGGCGAGGTCATGAGAAGCGTATCCAGGGAACTGAGGGAAGTTTCCCTGTCTCTTGGAGCTACAAAATGGCAGACCATAAAACATGTGGTCCTCCGGAAAGCAAGACCAGGGATCATTGCAGCTATTGTCCTGGGTTTTTCACGGGCTTTCGGGGAGACCATGGCAGTTCTGATGGTCGTGGGGAATGTGGCAAAAATACCATCTTCGGTTTTTGATCCCGCCTATCCCCTGCCTGCCCTGATTGCCAATACCTACGGCGAAATGATGTCAATTGATCTCTACGATTCCGCCATCCTGCTTGCAGCCCTCATACTTCTGCTCGTAGTCCTGGTATGCAATGTAATTGCAAGGATGATCCTTGTGAAGATAGAAAGGGGTATCATATAATGGAATCCAGAAGGATCGAAGAATCAATTTTTAAGGCGTTGATGATCTTATCTTTAGTATTTGTGGTTGGAAGTCTTCTTTTTGTTGTGGGCGTGATCCTCTGGAGAGGGTTGCCGGTATTGAGTTTTGATATGATCACAAAGACCGGCGAGGGAGGATATTTACTTGGGAAAGGCGGAGGAATCCTGAATGCCATCGTTGGTTCGCTTTATCTTGCGGCTGGCGGCACTATACTTGCATTTTTCCTCAGTATCGCAATCGCCTTCTATCTCCAGAAAGAATATTCCGGGGGAACAAGACTATCGGGAATGACAAGGCTTTCACTGGATATCCTCTGGGGCACGCCCTCTATTGTTTACGGGGCATTCGGATACATTGTGCTGATATATTTTCATATAAGGGCGTCCCTGCTTG is part of the Candidatus Methanoperedens sp. genome and encodes:
- a CDS encoding phosphate ABC transporter substrate-binding protein: MKTKFIIIILIAILTGALLSGCVDNPETDSKTTPTAAVTATPASGATAVQTAASTKELEGTIRVSGAFALYPMMQKWGAEYTKLHPKVQFDIGSGGAGKGMTDALGGLVDIGMVSRAITPAEEEKGAYWVAVTKDAVVVTINKNNPVITTLKTNGIKREVFEKIYINASISTWGQATGTNAADKLNVYTRSDACGAGEAWALYLGKYKQENLKGLGVNGDPGIAEAVRKDKLGIGYNNINFAYDVTTRKPVDGIEIIPIDVNGNGKIDPDENFYGTLDELTNAISAGKYPEPPAKDLHFVTKGKPTGVVQDFIKWTLTDGQKYIPETGYVKLSAEKIEAGLKKVE
- the pstC gene encoding phosphate ABC transporter permease subunit PstC — protein: MNTRTLKDILSSRLMLAATVFAFLLLFFMIVGLFFRASPILLTVPIPDLLFSTEWSPFSGKFGFYPFIMGTLWVTVLATVIAIPVSLLSSIYLSEYASNGLREIVMPLIDLLAGIPSVVYGLFGVLAVVPFINDTLAPAMGAETIGGYSVLAGGIVLSIMVFPIIISVTGEVMRSVSRELREVSLSLGATKWQTIKHVVLRKARPGIIAAIVLGFSRAFGETMAVLMVVGNVAKIPSSVFDPAYPLPALIANTYGEMMSIDLYDSAILLAALILLLVVLVCNVIARMILVKIERGII